The genomic segment CTATTGTCGCAATGCCTTGGCGCAAGATCGGCAGCATTTGTTGCACGAATGGCGTCGGTTCCATCCCTGAAGCCGTGCGTATAAATAATGGGTCATTTAAACGTTCCCGTAGCTTCGCTAAGTTGTGACTGGCAGCTGATTGACTGACATACAAGCGTTTGGCTGCACGCGTAATATTGCGCTCTTCATCTAGCGCAACCAAAATTTTTAAGTGGTCAAAATCGACTGACATTCCTTTACCCGCCTGAATTATGAAAAAATCTCATGCAAACATGATAATAACCCATTACGTGATAATGCTCGAGAGCGATATAGTTTTTCTTATCCATTAAGAAAGCGTCAACAAAGGAATAAGTATGACCAAGAGAGTAACCGTTGCTGCAACACAAATGAGCTGTAGTTGGGAACAAGAGGAAAACATTCAACGAGCAGATGAAATGGTGCGTGAAGCCGCAGGGAAAGGGGCGCAAATCATTCTATTACAAGAACTTTTCGAAACACCCTATTTTTGTATCGAGATAGACCAAGCGCATATGAAATTAGCAACATCCGTCACTGACAACCCTGCAATTCAGCACTTTTCACAACTTGCCCAAGAGCTCGATGTTGTGATCCCGGTGAGTTTTTTTGAACGTGCTGGACAGGCGAGTTTTAATTCTATCGCCATCATTGATGCGAGCGGCGAAGTTCTTGGTGTGTATCGTAAAACGCATATCCCCGATGCCGATGCCTACCAAGAGAAGTTCTATTTCTCACCAGGTGATACTGGCTTTAAAGTTTGGCAAACCAAGTACGCCAAAATCGGAGTGGGTATTTGTTGGGATCAATGGTTCCCAGAAGCCGCCCGTGACATGGTGTTGCAAGGAGCTGAATTGCTTCTCTACCCAACCGCTATCGGCAGTGAGCCTCGTCAACCAGAACTTGATTCTCAACCGCACTGGCAACGCGTCATGCAAGGGCATTCCGCGGCCAATATGGTACCTGTTATTGCATCAAATCGCATCGGAAGCGAACAAGCACAGTTGATAGAAAGCGAAATGACTTTCTATGGCACTTCGTTCATTACCGATCACACCGGCGCCAAAGTTGCAGAAATGGATCGCACGACAAGCGGAGTGATAGTTTATAGCTTTGATTTAGATTCCATCGACTTTGAACGTCGCGGTTGGGGTCTATTTAGAGATCGAGTTCCCAAAGCCTACCAACGCTTAGCGACACTCGATGGCAGCCTATCAGCACAAACGCTGTAAACGCAATCAACAGCAAACGCAATCAACAAGGTTCAATACTGATAGGAGACAAGTTATGTCAAAGAAATTAACCACCACCCCAAAACAAGACCACTTTAGAATGCCAGGGGAGCATGAGACACAGGATGCAGTTTGGCTTGTCTGGCCGGAACGAACTGACACCTGGCACTGGGGGGCAAAGCCCGCGCAAACGGCATTTGTCAACGTGGCGGAAGCCATTGCTGAGGTTACGCCTGTTACCATGATTGTTTCGGCACGCCAGTATGACAATGCGCGTCGTCGCCTCTCTAGCCACATTCGCGTGATAGAAATGACCACTGATGACTCTTGGCTGAGAGACAGTGGTCCCAGCTATGTTGTTGATGACAAAGGCAACCGTCGAGCCGTCGATTGGCAATTTAACGCATGGGGAGGCTTCTTAGCGGGTGCATTTTCGCCTTGGGATGCTGACGATGCCGTTGCCCGTAAAGTAGCGAATATCAACCATGATGACTATTATCGCGCGCCTCTAGTCCTTGAGGGCGGGTCGATTCATGTTGATGGTGAAGGTACTTTATTTACCACCGAAGAGTGTCTGCTGCATCCAAGCCGCAACCCAGAGATGAGTAAACTCGAGATTGAGGCGCATTTAAAGCAACACCTTAATATCGACAAGGTGATTTGGCTGCCTTTAGGGCTGTATGCCGACGAAGATACTAATGGTCACGTTGACAACCTGATTCACGTTGCACGCCCTGGTGAAGTCGTTTTATCTTGGACGGATGATACTCGTGACCCACAGTATAAAATTTCCCAAAAAGCCTATGAAGTATTAAGCCAAACCAAGGATGCCAAAGGTCGCTCTCTTATCATTCACAAATTACAAACGCCTGGTCCTTTGTATATCACTGAAAATGAAGCACAAGGGTTTGATCACATCGATGAAATTGATCGACAGGTAGGTACAAGGCTTGCCGGCAGTTACGCGAATTTTTTGATTACCAATCAACGCATTATTTTTCCGCTACTTGATGACAAGCAAGATGCACAAGCTCAACAGACTCTGCAAGAGATTTTCCCCTCTTATCAGGTCGTTGGTGTACCGGGTCGAGACATCTTGCTCGGTGGGGGCAATATCCATTGCATCACTCAGCAGATCCCTGCCATCAAATGAATCACTAAATCACTAAACGCAAGTATCAAGATTTTGCCCAATGACGGGCAGCTTCTCCAATTCAATTGGGATGAATATTATGGAAAATAAACAAAAATTAGGGCTATTTAGCGTCGTCGCCTTCATGTTGTCAGGTCTACTGGGTATCGATGCACTCGCGCCAGCAGCAGGGATTGGTCCCAGCGTATTTGGCTGGTGGTTACTGGTCATTGGACTCTTTGTTGTTCCTTACGCGCTTATCGTCTGTGAACTCAGTGCAGCCTATCCCGGCACCAGTATCTATGAGTGGGTGCTAAGAGGGATGGGGAAACGCAATGCCGCGCGAGTCAGTTGGTATTACTGGATCAACGTACCTTTCTGGATGCCATCAATCTTTTTGATCTGTGGCGGTATGCTGGCAGAGCTATTTTGGCCAGAGATGTCGACTTGGGGCATATGCAGTATCGCGATTGTCATGGTTTGGGCAACGATTTTTGTTGCTAATGCATCGCTCGATTTTGGAAAAATCATCAACGCTATTGGCAGCTTCTCTAAGGTAGCGATCTTGTTAGCCTTTGTGATCGGCGGCTACTTGCTGACACAAGATCAGCCCCTAATAGTGAACGAGATTAATCTCGACACCATGACGCCGTCGATGGAAGATACCTTCACCTATGCTCCAACGTTGATCTATATGTTCCTTGGTGTTGAGATCATTGCCTGCATGGGACCTAATATTCAACGCCCGGAGCGCAATATTCCGTTAGGGATTTTCATTTCATTGGCTATCATCATCGTGCTCTATGGATTAGCAGCTTTCGCCATGCTGATTGCCATCCCTGAAGATCAACTCTCACTCGTTGCCGGTCTAGTTCAAACGCTAAAAATTCTGTACGGAGACTCTGCCTTTGGTCAATTTGTCACCATTGCACTGTCTCTGTTGGCAACTCTTGGACTGTTTACCTATCTTACTCCTTGGGTTATGGCGGTTTCTCGAGCTGCGGCAGAAGCGGCTAATGACAACGAAATGCCAGCCATCTTTGCGAAAACCAACAAAGCGGGTGCACCTTATGGCGCTAACATGCTCACCGGCATTATTGCCACCATTGCTCTTGTGTTACTAGGTATGGTCTCTGGCAGTGCGGACGATCTCTTCTGGGCGTTGTTCTCTTTTGCCAATGTTTTGTGCTTTGTTGCCTATATTTTCTTCTTTGTCTCTTTCTTACGCTTACGTCAAAAAGAACCCGAAATTGTAAGACCGTTCAAAATACCGGGTGGTACGCCTATCGCAGCTTTGATGGCTCTGATCCCAGCCGCGATACTAGCAATATCCGGTCTGCTCTTTGTTTTTCCAGATATTCTCAGTGGCGTCATCGATTGGGACTACTCAAGCCCGACCGTTTACGCACTAGTTATTGCTCTGCTCGTTATTGAGGTGAGCATAAGTAAACTGCAGAGTAACCAGAAGTTCAAACTGGCGAGTAGTAATGGCTAGCAAGTCGCTATTTCAAGCAAGTCATCTCTAGTAAACAACGGGAGCTTTTCATTTGAAAGGCTCCCGTCATTTCATTGCTCTCAATCTAAATACGGCAGCACCAACTGGCGAATATTCACTCTAGCGCCCAACCTTGCTGCAAGCAGGTACATTCCGCCAATCTTACGGTGTAAAAACAGTGCATCAGCGGGAGGCGTGTGCCAATAGTCCTGCTCCATGCTCAATACAGTTCCTGCTTCACGTAATCTGAGCGCTAAGCCACTGGCTCGAAAATCGTAGGCTTCATCCACCAACATCGGTTCGCAAGCGGTTTTAACTAAATCAAGCACAGCTTGACGCTGCGATGGCATGATGGATTCACTAAAAAAGCCGATCTGTTCCAAGGCTCGATTGAGCCCAACTTCATCCCCCTTTATTGCGGCGATAAAAGCTTGCCGATAACCGCCACTGAATCGCTCGCTGTATTCTCGAGTCGCACCAAAATCCAGCAGTCCAATCTGCTTTTCCTGCTCTAGGTACACGTAGTTGGCAAAGTTAGGATCGGTTTGCACCATCTTGAATTCAAACAGTTCTCTAAACAGTAAATCCAACAGGTTATGCATAACGAAATCTTTCGTCGCTTGATCGGCATGTTCGACCTGCTCAATGGCATAGCCTTCAACAAACGCCATCGCTAACACGGATTCACTGGAACACTCATGGTAGATTTTCGGCACCACAAAGTGGGGATGAGAGTGAAGCGCTTGATGATAGCGCTCGGCAAACTGAGCTTCGCGGCAATAATCGGCTTCATCATGCAACTGTTTCTTGGCCTCTTCCAACAATCCCTTGTAATCGACAGATTCTGGAATCAAACCCACCACTCTGAGTAAGGTGCCGACATTATTCACATCGCTATCAATGCTTTTGCGAATGCCCGGATATTGCACCTTGACCGCCATTTTTGCGCCATCATCATTGTAGGCTTGGTGTACCTGCCCTATCGACGCGCTGGCTAATGGTTTAAAGGTAAACGCCGCAAACGTGGACTTCCAATTCGGACCCAGTGCTTGCTCCATCACTTGGTTGAGTTGCTTGGCAGGCAATGGATCAGCATCAGAACGCAAACGCGCCAATATCTCCGCCAGTTCTGGCTGCAATATATCACCAGCGTCCATAGACAACATCTGACCCAGCTTCATTGCCGCTCCCCGCAAATGCGCCAATTGGTCGGTGAGGCGAGTAATATTTTGTGGTGTCAGTAATAGATCTTTCGCGCTGGGACGTTGACCTTGTAGCATCTGTTTCGCCCCCTCGGCGGCGACATTGCCTGCAACTCGGGTGGCCAATGAAGCAAACTTACTAAACCTCGCGAGTCTGTGCGTCGGTAGGTTGGTTTCTCTTTCTGCCATAAGTTGCTCCTCTGTTTGTTATCGTTTACGAACTATCACTGCTATTGGAGCAAATTTAGCGAGTTTAATTATGGTCACACGACAACCCGCACCAACATTGACTATGCTCATTACAGTCTCATGTTAACCACACACGATTGCAAGGAGAGAGCCATGGAAATCAATCCTGTTGCTTGGTTTGAAATCTACGTTGATGATATGCCAAGAGCGAAAGCCTTTTATGAAGCCGTCTTTGAGGTTCAATTAGAAGCCATTGCAACGCCAAATGACACCGAATTGGAAATGTGGGGCTTTCCCAGCTCAATGGATCACTATGGCGCAGCTGGCGCATTAGCCAAAATGACCAATGTTAGCGCCGGAGGCAATAGCACTCTGGTCTATTTTGCGTGTCAGGATTGTGCGGTGCAGCAAGCGCGAGCCAAGGTTCAGGGTGGTGAAATACATAACCCGAAAAT from the Vibrio hippocampi genome contains:
- the aguB gene encoding N-carbamoylputrescine amidase; translation: MTKRVTVAATQMSCSWEQEENIQRADEMVREAAGKGAQIILLQELFETPYFCIEIDQAHMKLATSVTDNPAIQHFSQLAQELDVVIPVSFFERAGQASFNSIAIIDASGEVLGVYRKTHIPDADAYQEKFYFSPGDTGFKVWQTKYAKIGVGICWDQWFPEAARDMVLQGAELLLYPTAIGSEPRQPELDSQPHWQRVMQGHSAANMVPVIASNRIGSEQAQLIESEMTFYGTSFITDHTGAKVAEMDRTTSGVIVYSFDLDSIDFERRGWGLFRDRVPKAYQRLATLDGSLSAQTL
- the aguA gene encoding agmatine deiminase, whose translation is MSKKLTTTPKQDHFRMPGEHETQDAVWLVWPERTDTWHWGAKPAQTAFVNVAEAIAEVTPVTMIVSARQYDNARRRLSSHIRVIEMTTDDSWLRDSGPSYVVDDKGNRRAVDWQFNAWGGFLAGAFSPWDADDAVARKVANINHDDYYRAPLVLEGGSIHVDGEGTLFTTEECLLHPSRNPEMSKLEIEAHLKQHLNIDKVIWLPLGLYADEDTNGHVDNLIHVARPGEVVLSWTDDTRDPQYKISQKAYEVLSQTKDAKGRSLIIHKLQTPGPLYITENEAQGFDHIDEIDRQVGTRLAGSYANFLITNQRIIFPLLDDKQDAQAQQTLQEIFPSYQVVGVPGRDILLGGGNIHCITQQIPAIK
- a CDS encoding APC family permease, with amino-acid sequence MENKQKLGLFSVVAFMLSGLLGIDALAPAAGIGPSVFGWWLLVIGLFVVPYALIVCELSAAYPGTSIYEWVLRGMGKRNAARVSWYYWINVPFWMPSIFLICGGMLAELFWPEMSTWGICSIAIVMVWATIFVANASLDFGKIINAIGSFSKVAILLAFVIGGYLLTQDQPLIVNEINLDTMTPSMEDTFTYAPTLIYMFLGVEIIACMGPNIQRPERNIPLGIFISLAIIIVLYGLAAFAMLIAIPEDQLSLVAGLVQTLKILYGDSAFGQFVTIALSLLATLGLFTYLTPWVMAVSRAAAEAANDNEMPAIFAKTNKAGAPYGANMLTGIIATIALVLLGMVSGSADDLFWALFSFANVLCFVAYIFFFVSFLRLRQKEPEIVRPFKIPGGTPIAALMALIPAAILAISGLLFVFPDILSGVIDWDYSSPTVYALVIALLVIEVSISKLQSNQKFKLASSNG
- a CDS encoding ABC1 kinase family protein, translated to MAERETNLPTHRLARFSKFASLATRVAGNVAAEGAKQMLQGQRPSAKDLLLTPQNITRLTDQLAHLRGAAMKLGQMLSMDAGDILQPELAEILARLRSDADPLPAKQLNQVMEQALGPNWKSTFAAFTFKPLASASIGQVHQAYNDDGAKMAVKVQYPGIRKSIDSDVNNVGTLLRVVGLIPESVDYKGLLEEAKKQLHDEADYCREAQFAERYHQALHSHPHFVVPKIYHECSSESVLAMAFVEGYAIEQVEHADQATKDFVMHNLLDLLFRELFEFKMVQTDPNFANYVYLEQEKQIGLLDFGATREYSERFSGGYRQAFIAAIKGDEVGLNRALEQIGFFSESIMPSQRQAVLDLVKTACEPMLVDEAYDFRASGLALRLREAGTVLSMEQDYWHTPPADALFLHRKIGGMYLLAARLGARVNIRQLVLPYLD
- a CDS encoding VOC family protein yields the protein MEINPVAWFEIYVDDMPRAKAFYEAVFEVQLEAIATPNDTELEMWGFPSSMDHYGAAGALAKMTNVSAGGNSTLVYFACQDCAVQQARAKVQGGEIHNPKMSIGEHGFISLVSDTEGNMIGLHSMV